One part of the Gossypium raimondii isolate GPD5lz chromosome 1, ASM2569854v1, whole genome shotgun sequence genome encodes these proteins:
- the LOC128031983 gene encoding uncharacterized protein LOC128031983, with product MEIKLASHEHSMGYHCLDDETDDKWCEKCTEKICGAAYACVRCELWLHELCAKAIQYLPREITHPLHSHHHLMLDWSGPFAPFTCDLCLKISSGTNYTCCRCAFELDLVCAFASSDDHVARKKRQRSNADRKQAMQHYCHIHPLVLYKYSNEGEHDYNCRWCDKPLAGIFYGCKSCGFFLHEFCSDKIPKTLNHPFHPSHPLRLDFVDATCNACTQWISMSKDFSTAAYGCQICNFNLDFGCAKLLPTLKHEGHNHGLTYVGPTFRDPILKYHFQCSSCHELCLDTFYRCVQCDLNLHLKCVPVPPLAKHRYHRHPLLLNQPIREDEIGEYYCDICEKERDPTHEVYYCQKCTYIAHIECVLNQVAPFP from the coding sequence ATGGAGATCAAACTTGCCAGTCATGAGCATTCAATGGGCTATCATTGTCTCGATGATGAGACAGATGATAAATGGTGTGAGAAATGCACGGAGAAAATCTGTGGTGCAGCCTATGCATGCGTACGGTGCGAACTCTGGTTGCATGAATTGTGCGCCAAAGCTATACAATATCTGCCTCGAGAGATTACACATCCTCTCCACTCACACCACCATCTTATGTTAGATTGGTCTGGTCCTTTCGCACCATTTACCTGTGATCTATGTTTGAAGATTTCTTCGGGCACCAATTACACGTGTTGTCGGTGCGCCTTCGAGCTCGATTTAGTTTGCGCTTTTGCAAGCAGTGATGATCATGTAGCTAGGAAGAAGAGGCAGAGATCCAATGCAGATAGGAAACAGGCAATGCAGCATTACTGCCACATCCACCCGCTGGTCCTCTACAAGTATAGCAATGAGGGAGAACATGATTATAATTGTCGTTGGTGTGACAAGCCACTGGCGGGCATTTTCTACGGTTGTAAAAGTTGTGGCTTCTTCCTTCATGAATTTTGCAGTGATAAGATACCCAAAACATTGAACCATCCTTTCCATCCATCACACCCTCTTCGCTTGGATTTCGTTGACGCAACTTGCAATGCTTGTACACAATGGATTAGTATGAGTAAAGACTTCTCCACCGCCGCCTATGGTTGCCAAATTTGCAATTTCAACCTTGATTTTGGGTGTGCAAAACTATTACCTACCCTTAAACATGAGGGCCACAACCACGGTCTCACTTATGTTGGTCCCACTTTCAGGGATCCAATTCTCAAATATCATTTCCAATGCAGCTCCTGCCATGAGCTGTGTTTAGACACCTTTTATCGTTGTGTGCAGTGTGATCTCAATCTCCATCTTAAATGTGTTCCAGTTCCACCTTTAGCTAAACACAGATATCATAGACATCCACTCCTCCttaatcaaccaattagagaagATGAGATTGGAGAGTATTACTGTGATATTTGTGAGAAAGAACGAGATCCAACACATGAAGTTTATTATTGCCAAAAATGCACATATATTGCTCATATTGAATGTGTGCTCAATCAGGTCGCACCCTTTCCTTAG
- the LOC105776239 gene encoding rust resistance kinase Lr10 — MPKLKAKLMPAFAFFVILFPGVCFTRHLINQDCGSTFCGNLNISFPFRLKDQPPQCGHYGFEFECENNNRTILVDKEGKFSIQQIFYENYTIRMVDASLDTDDCNSLPLSSVYYYFHYPELLSFSLSSSSSNNYYYNKYYYDGRLEVNIIYVMNCTKPIKSSLYIEASRCTIKSNTSSSLPTSHFYFLNGNTRPSDINQACTIEAEVPIMIDNILGMSTLDIYKKLLVGFWVEWDRCDYQSCYYYQNKVSFKDILSSLKYAFRNYMDCFVHFLFHGYDSLSRPSRTYILCLAITGGIIFLRPFPGIICLLALVTYKWRRRHLSMDDTIEEFLQSQNNLVPIRYSFKEIKKMTKNFKDKLGEGGYGSVFKGKLRSGHHVAIKLLGKSKGNGQDFINEFASIGRIHHANVAKLIGFCVEGSKQALVYDFMSNGSLDKIIFTEENKNTLGWKKMFDIVLGVAQGIHYLHQGCDMQILHFDIKPHNILLDENFNPKVSDFGLAKLYSVDDSIVSLTTARGTIGYIAPELVYKNLGGISYKADVYSFGMLLMEIVGRRKNVNAFADHTSQIYFPSWIYDQLDQGEDLELGDVSDDEKAMVKKMIIIAFWCIQLLPYDRPSMNQVLKMLESDVELLEMPPKPFHQLPLETSMKVDSCEKSYDESSMSLDNVIITSSDTA, encoded by the exons ATgccaaaattaaaagcaaaactaATGCCCGCTTTTGCTTTTTTTGTAATTCTATTTCCTGGTGTTTGTTTTACTAGGCATCTTATTAACCAAGACTGCGGCTCTACTTTCTGTGGGAATTTGAATATCAGTTTTCCATTCCGATTAAAAGACCAACCTCCCCAGTGTGGTCATTATGGCTTTGAATTTGAGTGTGAGAACAATAATCGCACCATTTTGGTCGATAAAGAAGGGAAATTTTCTATCCAACAAATCTTTTACGAAAATTATACAATACGAATGGTTGATGCGAGCTTGGACACGGATGATTGCAACTCCCTTCCTCTTAGTtctgtatattattattttcattatcctGAACTATtatctttttccctttcttcttcttcttctaataattattattataataaatattattatgatggAAGGTTAGAGGTTAACattatttatgttatgaatTGCACGAAACCTATAAAATCATCACTCTATATCGAGGCTTCTCGTTGTACCATCAAATCCAATACCTCCTCTTCCCTTCCAACTtctcatttctattttttaaatggaaACACCCGCCCGTCTGATATCAATCAAGCTTGCACTATCGAAGCCGAGGTTCCAATTATGATTGATAATATACTAGGCATGTCTACGCTGGATATCTACAAAAAACTATTAGTGGGTTTTTGGGTCGAATGGGATAGATGCGATTACCAGAGTTGCTACTACTATCAAAACAAAGTTTCGTTTAAAGACAT ATTGTCAAGCTTGAAATATGCCTTCAGAAACTATATGGACTGCTTTGTACATTTCCTTTTCCATGGCTACGATTCATTGTCTCGACCAAGCA GAACTTATATTCTCTGTTTGGCAATAACAG GTGGAATTATCTTTTTGAGGCCGTTTCCTGGGATCATTTGTTTGCTTGCTCTTGTCACGTACAAATGGAGAAGAAGACATTTATCCATGGATGATACGATTGAAGAGTTCCTTCAAAGCCAAAATAATCTGGTGCCAATAAGGTattcttttaaagaaattaaaaaaatgactaaaaattttaaagataaattaggTGAAGGAGGTTATGGCTCAGTGTTTAAAGGAAAGCTTCGTAGCGGCCATCATGTGGCAATAAAATTGTTGGGCAAGTCAAAGGGTAATGGCCaagattttataaatgaatttgCTTCTATTGGGAGAATTCATCATGCTAATGTGGCAAAACTTATTGGATTTTGTGTGGAGGGATCAAAGCAAGCTCTGGTATATGACTTCATGTCTAATGGATCTttagataaaatcatatttacaGAAGAAAATAAGAACACTTTGGGCTGGAAAAAAATGTTTGATATTGTACTTGGGGTGGCTCAAGGAATTCACTACTTGCATCAAGGATGTGACATGCAAATCTTACATTTTGATATCAAGCCACACAATATTCTTCTTGATGAGAATTTTAATCCAAAAGTTTCCGATTTTGGCCTTGCTAAATTGTATTCAGTAGATGATAGCATTGTCTCTCTCACTACAGCACGAGGAACAATAGGATATATTGCTCCTGAATTGGTTTACAAAAATCTTGGAGGCATCTCATACAAAGCCGATGTTTATAGTTTTGGAATGTTATTGATGGAAATAGTTGGAAGGAGAAAGAATGTGAATGCATTTGCTGACCACACTAGTCAAATATATTTTCCATCTTGGATTTATGACCAATTGGATCAAGGAGAGGACTTAGAGTTGGGAGATGTTTCTGACGATGAAAAAGCAAtggtgaagaagatgataataataGCCTTTTGGTGTATACAATTACTTCCTTATGATCGTCCTTCAATGAATCAAGTCTTGAAGATGCTTGAATCTGATGTTGAACTCCTTGAAATGCCTCCTAAGCCATTCCATCAACTTCCTCTTGAAACATCAATGAAGGTTGATAGCTGTGAGAAATCTTATGATGAGTCAAGTATGTCATTGGATAATGTTATTATAACAAGTTCAGATACTGCATAA